In Prosthecochloris sp. GSB1, the following proteins share a genomic window:
- a CDS encoding acyl-CoA thioesterase, translated as MKDYAFILPMSVRDYECDMQGIVNNSVYQNYLEHARHEFLKSVDIDFGAMALDGVNLVVVRAELDYRFPLRGGERFVVALDMVRESRLKFAFYQDIFREPDKKLILNGKITGTALNARGRPEIPGELDRLLDHSCSGAGEQVRRKT; from the coding sequence ATGAAAGATTACGCGTTCATCCTGCCTATGTCGGTTCGTGATTACGAGTGCGACATGCAGGGTATCGTCAACAACAGCGTTTATCAGAACTATCTCGAGCATGCGCGTCACGAGTTCCTGAAGTCGGTCGACATCGATTTCGGAGCGATGGCACTCGATGGGGTCAATCTCGTGGTCGTCAGGGCTGAACTGGACTACCGGTTTCCCCTTCGGGGCGGCGAGCGCTTTGTCGTCGCGCTGGACATGGTGAGGGAGTCGCGGCTGAAATTCGCATTTTACCAGGATATTTTCAGGGAGCCGGATAAAAAGCTTATCCTGAACGGTAAAATCACCGGTACGGCGCTCAATGCGAGAGGCCGGCCGGAAATCCCCGGAGAACTGGACAGACTGCTTGACCATTCCTGCTCAGGAGCAGGAGAGCAGGTGAGGAGAAAAACATGA
- a CDS encoding DUF3856 domain-containing protein, producing the protein MKPLKQVAQAYMALSEGERLRSEGAFAEAEAQYRKAMEVTRAIPAEEVFDHDGFDALCNAGLSRALGELGRYDESLVSAELALRYFSRRGELHQDEGLHWIDAVIGRATALAKTGKRSEALAAFEMAGEMVAERKGGIAEREALQRTIDDNIALLRKSMPEDRSKYKAWWEFWS; encoded by the coding sequence ATGAAACCGTTGAAACAGGTCGCACAGGCATACATGGCTCTCAGCGAGGGTGAGCGGCTGCGTTCCGAAGGGGCGTTCGCCGAGGCTGAGGCGCAGTATCGAAAGGCCATGGAAGTGACCCGTGCAATTCCTGCTGAAGAAGTGTTCGACCATGACGGATTCGATGCGCTTTGTAACGCAGGGCTTTCCCGTGCGCTCGGTGAACTCGGCCGCTACGATGAAAGCCTCGTTTCAGCCGAACTGGCTTTGCGGTATTTCAGCCGCAGGGGCGAACTGCATCAGGATGAAGGATTACACTGGATAGATGCCGTGATCGGCAGGGCGACGGCTCTTGCAAAGACCGGAAAGCGATCAGAGGCGCTTGCCGCGTTCGAGATGGCCGGCGAAATGGTCGCTGAAAGAAAGGGCGGGATTGCGGAGCGTGAAGCGCTTCAGCGAACGATCGACGACAATATCGCCCTGCTTCGGAAATCCATGCCGGAAGACCGGTCCAAATACAAGGCGTGGTGGGAATTCTGGTCATGA
- a CDS encoding glycosyltransferase family 9 protein: MVREVKSILVVRLSSIGDIVLTTPVLRRLKERFPGARIDYCAKGTFHCLLERSPYVDALYSPDEPPSGPYDMVVDLQNNLRSRSLVGEIEAGEVFRYRKRNWKKALLVQAGINLYDGALPVPERYMESLNGTGVKGDESGCELWPGGDDDAFAVTVLSPGASKLAVCFGARHHTKRYPPERFAVVISRLLDVFPLQVVLLGGADDEDHAAEIMKRLPAVHASRVRNLAGACSLMETAAVLKSVDAVLTNDTGLMHIASAFGRYLFVLFGSSVAEFGFLPYNVSYTLFEVAGLRCRPCSHIGRDSCPKGHFRCMRDIDPEYVARRIGEYFQKRKAQEKPS, translated from the coding sequence GTGGTACGTGAAGTGAAAAGCATTCTGGTTGTCCGGTTGAGCTCCATCGGAGACATCGTTCTGACGACACCCGTGTTGCGCCGCCTGAAGGAACGGTTTCCCGGAGCCCGGATCGACTACTGCGCAAAGGGAACGTTCCACTGTCTGCTCGAGCGCTCTCCGTATGTCGATGCACTCTATTCGCCGGACGAGCCGCCGTCGGGTCCCTATGACATGGTGGTCGATCTACAGAACAATCTCCGATCCCGTTCCCTGGTCGGTGAGATAGAAGCGGGGGAGGTTTTCCGGTACCGTAAACGGAACTGGAAAAAGGCGCTGCTCGTGCAGGCCGGCATCAACCTTTATGACGGCGCCCTCCCGGTGCCCGAGCGGTACATGGAGTCGTTGAACGGCACAGGGGTGAAGGGTGACGAGTCGGGCTGTGAACTCTGGCCAGGCGGGGATGATGACGCCTTTGCCGTTACGGTACTCTCTCCAGGGGCTTCGAAGCTCGCCGTCTGTTTCGGCGCCCGTCATCATACGAAGAGGTATCCTCCCGAGCGTTTCGCGGTGGTCATCTCCCGTCTTCTCGACGTGTTTCCCCTCCAGGTCGTTCTTTTGGGAGGAGCCGACGACGAGGATCATGCCGCGGAGATCATGAAACGGCTTCCTGCCGTTCATGCTTCCAGGGTGCGGAATCTCGCCGGAGCCTGTTCGCTGATGGAGACGGCGGCGGTGCTGAAGAGTGTCGATGCAGTGCTCACGAACGATACCGGCCTTATGCACATTGCCTCCGCCTTCGGCAGGTACCTGTTCGTTCTCTTCGGTTCTTCGGTCGCCGAGTTCGGATTTCTGCCCTACAACGTGTCCTACACCCTGTTCGAGGTTGCAGGACTGCGTTGCAGGCCCTGTTCACATATCGGCAGGGATAGCTGTCCGAAAGGGCATTTCCGTTGCATGCGCGATATCGATCCTGAATACGTCGCCCGACGGATCGGGGAGTATTTCCAGAAAAGAAAAGCACAGGAGAAGCCCTCATGA
- a CDS encoding exodeoxyribonuclease III, with amino-acid sequence MKIAAWNINGIRARRESLLKWIDRRRPDLLVLEELKAGEEHIPEEILSLPGYDKYWNGSTSRKGYSGVGLLCGESVAGRCAVEIPPFDIENRTIAAHVGGLTVVGTYVPRGDGEEHYALKLRYLEELRDYVGALLEEGRQVIHTGDVNVAHTDLDVHPSQNKPGAVGLRSEERAAIDSHLAIGLHDVARERAPGKQGPFTWWPYWRGARERNLGWRIDCFYISAGLLDGVRTVAVDSDEKSSDHAPIMLTLGESP; translated from the coding sequence ATGAAAATCGCGGCATGGAACATCAACGGCATACGGGCCCGGCGCGAATCGCTCCTGAAGTGGATAGACAGGCGTCGTCCGGACCTGCTCGTGCTTGAGGAACTCAAGGCGGGGGAAGAGCATATTCCCGAAGAGATCCTGTCGCTCCCGGGGTACGACAAGTACTGGAACGGGTCGACATCCAGAAAAGGGTACAGCGGCGTCGGCCTGCTCTGCGGCGAGTCCGTCGCCGGCCGTTGCGCTGTCGAGATACCGCCTTTCGACATCGAGAACAGGACGATTGCGGCCCATGTCGGCGGCCTGACGGTCGTCGGCACCTATGTGCCCCGGGGCGACGGCGAGGAGCATTATGCCCTCAAGCTTCGCTATCTCGAAGAGTTGAGAGACTATGTCGGGGCTCTTCTCGAAGAGGGCCGCCAGGTGATTCACACCGGCGACGTCAATGTGGCTCATACCGACCTCGACGTCCATCCATCCCAGAACAAGCCCGGGGCCGTCGGACTGCGTTCCGAAGAGCGGGCCGCGATAGACAGTCATCTCGCAATAGGGTTGCACGACGTCGCCAGGGAAAGGGCGCCCGGTAAACAGGGCCCCTTTACCTGGTGGCCCTATTGGCGCGGAGCCCGTGAGAGGAATCTGGGATGGCGCATCGACTGTTTCTATATCTCGGCCGGATTGCTCGACGGGGTCAGGACGGTCGCTGTCGATTCCGATGAGAAAAGTTCGGATCATGCGCCAATCATGCTTACGCTCGGCGAGTCGCCATAA
- the rpsF gene encoding 30S ribosomal protein S6: protein METKKHYECTVIINGGLEDDKIAAAMDEVKKVIAANGGDIESVLEIGRRKMAYPIRKETVGSYAHIEFMGVPAGLAAIEKAFRYDDNILRFLIVHLSKPLLEMRRRVEKYSVVIGSPEDKSDDEQQDVAAKG, encoded by the coding sequence ATGGAAACAAAAAAACATTACGAGTGCACCGTAATCATCAACGGCGGTCTTGAAGACGACAAAATTGCCGCCGCGATGGATGAGGTGAAAAAAGTCATCGCCGCTAACGGTGGCGATATCGAAAGTGTGCTTGAGATCGGCCGCCGGAAAATGGCCTACCCGATCCGGAAAGAGACTGTCGGCAGCTATGCCCACATCGAGTTCATGGGTGTTCCCGCAGGGCTGGCGGCTATCGAAAAAGCCTTCCGTTACGACGACAACATACTGCGCTTTCTGATTGTGCATCTGAGCAAGCCGCTGCTCGAAATGCGCAGGCGGGTTGAAAAATACAGCGTGGTTATCGGCAGCCCCGAGGATAAAAGTGACGATGAGCAGCAGGATGTCGCTGCAAAAGGTTAG
- a CDS encoding single-stranded DNA-binding protein, producing the protein MADLKMPEINSVIIAGNLTKDPVFRQTNSGGTPVVNFSIACNRRFRDSNHQWQEDVCYVGVVAWNKLAESCRDNLRKSAAVLVDGELQSRTWKAPDGSSRTVVEIKARRIQFLNKRKKNDEGDDDSHGFLEDESLDNGMERSYGDDDSGHVYEYKYLSSD; encoded by the coding sequence ATGGCTGATTTAAAAATGCCGGAAATCAACAGTGTTATTATCGCTGGCAATTTGACGAAGGACCCTGTTTTTCGCCAGACGAATTCTGGCGGAACCCCGGTCGTAAACTTTTCTATCGCCTGCAACAGACGTTTCCGGGATAGTAATCATCAGTGGCAGGAAGATGTCTGTTACGTCGGCGTTGTCGCGTGGAACAAGCTTGCCGAAAGTTGCCGTGACAATCTCAGGAAAAGCGCTGCCGTTCTCGTTGACGGCGAGCTGCAGAGCAGAACCTGGAAAGCTCCCGACGGCTCCTCCCGGACGGTCGTTGAAATCAAAGCCCGCAGGATTCAGTTCCTCAACAAGCGCAAGAAAAACGACGAGGGCGACGATGACAGCCACGGCTTTCTCGAGGACGAGTCGCTTGACAACGGCATGGAGAGAAGCTATGGCGACGATGATTCCGGTCACGTCTATGAATACAAGTATCTTTCTTCCGATTGA
- the rpsR gene encoding 30S ribosomal protein S18, which produces MKQKRTNSSMSKSIGNALASKKKVSKNQVVFFDYRDERKLKRFINDQGKIIPRRITGLSAREQNLLTHSVKWARFLAVIPYVADDYK; this is translated from the coding sequence ATGAAACAGAAGCGTACAAATTCGTCGATGAGCAAATCCATAGGAAATGCGTTGGCATCGAAGAAGAAAGTGTCAAAGAACCAGGTAGTGTTTTTTGATTATCGTGACGAACGAAAGCTAAAGCGGTTTATTAACGACCAGGGGAAAATCATTCCCCGCCGCATCACCGGTCTTTCCGCAAGAGAGCAGAACCTTCTTACCCATTCGGTCAAATGGGCGAGATTTCTGGCCGTGATTCCCTACGTGGCCGACGATTACAAGTAA
- the rplI gene encoding 50S ribosomal protein L9 → MKVILKREVSSLGDAGDVVEVRNGYANNYLIPQGMASRATEGALKAVETERKQQAKKIEQQRVAARELADRLQQITLKVTAKAGESGKLFGTVTSANIAEALKGEGVDVDRRKITLEAPIKELGSYEASVKLFMDVSAKLAVVVEAES, encoded by the coding sequence GTGAAAGTTATTTTAAAAAGAGAGGTTTCTTCGCTGGGGGACGCTGGCGACGTTGTCGAGGTCAGGAATGGCTATGCCAACAATTACCTGATTCCCCAGGGAATGGCTTCGAGGGCAACCGAAGGCGCGCTGAAAGCGGTTGAAACCGAAAGGAAGCAGCAGGCGAAAAAGATCGAGCAGCAGAGGGTTGCAGCTCGAGAACTTGCCGACAGGCTGCAGCAGATCACCCTCAAGGTTACGGCAAAAGCCGGAGAATCCGGAAAGCTGTTCGGGACCGTCACCTCTGCAAATATCGCAGAGGCGCTGAAAGGCGAGGGCGTCGATGTCGATCGCAGAAAAATTACACTTGAAGCTCCAATCAAGGAGCTCGGCAGCTATGAAGCCAGCGTCAAGCTCTTCATGGATGTTTCGGCGAAACTCGCTGTGGTGGTAGAGGCTGAATCCTGA
- a CDS encoding DUF6858 family protein gives MRQALFQEKYPIYTLEIDKSETSCGSVDEIIDYLRSKIEAHPVVAFIGVFDHYAHTKSLKDGVVSDQIKDARNILFCFGKELPSPCVLAVRPRSIGVAEMDDAFVLTFLEAPNPVANEAMEGWALGLKNR, from the coding sequence ATGAGGCAAGCCCTTTTTCAGGAAAAATACCCTATCTACACGCTGGAAATCGACAAATCGGAAACGTCATGCGGTTCGGTCGATGAAATTATCGACTATTTACGGTCGAAAATCGAGGCGCATCCGGTTGTCGCCTTCATCGGCGTGTTCGATCATTACGCTCATACGAAGTCCCTGAAGGACGGTGTCGTCAGCGATCAGATAAAAGACGCCAGGAACATTCTTTTCTGTTTCGGCAAGGAACTGCCCAGCCCCTGCGTGCTGGCCGTTCGTCCCCGTTCGATAGGGGTGGCGGAGATGGACGATGCTTTCGTATTGACGTTTCTCGAAGCGCCCAATCCTGTGGCGAACGAAGCTATGGAAGGGTGGGCTCTCGGCTTGAAGAACAGGTAG
- the pheS gene encoding phenylalanine--tRNA ligase subunit alpha, translating into MKESVEAIRQEVNAVTIKSAGELEAFRLRFLVRKGCVASLFDKLREIDPAERPEYGKLLNDLRKAAERKYEEARKELEASSSRKTRHGIDLTLPGRRRFLGSEHPVQQVLGDMKRIFSAMGFTIATGPELESGSNNFDMLNFPPDHPARDMQDTFFIRRRDGEDDILLRTHTSPVQIRVMLEEKPPIRVICPGKVYRNEAISARSYCVFHQLEGLYIDRKVSFADLKATIFSFTKQMFGSDVQLRFRPSFFPFTEPSAEVDVSCYLCGGKGCRVCKQSGWLEIMGCGMVHPNVMRNCGIDPDDYSGFAFGMGVDRTTLLRYRIDDIRLLFENDIRMLEQFSQ; encoded by the coding sequence ATGAAGGAAAGCGTAGAGGCTATACGGCAGGAAGTCAATGCCGTCACGATAAAGAGCGCCGGGGAACTGGAAGCTTTTCGCCTCCGGTTCCTTGTGCGCAAGGGGTGTGTGGCGTCCCTGTTCGACAAGCTCAGGGAAATTGACCCCGCCGAGCGGCCTGAATACGGAAAACTGCTCAACGACCTGAGAAAAGCAGCTGAGCGAAAGTACGAAGAGGCCCGCAAGGAACTGGAAGCATCGAGTTCCCGAAAAACAAGGCACGGCATCGATCTGACGCTTCCCGGCAGACGCCGGTTCCTTGGATCCGAGCACCCTGTTCAGCAGGTACTCGGTGACATGAAGCGGATTTTCAGCGCGATGGGTTTCACTATCGCCACCGGACCTGAACTGGAATCCGGCAGCAATAATTTCGATATGCTGAACTTTCCGCCCGATCATCCGGCCCGTGACATGCAGGACACCTTCTTCATCCGCCGGAGGGACGGAGAGGACGACATCCTTCTGAGAACGCATACCTCGCCCGTTCAGATCAGGGTCATGCTCGAGGAAAAGCCTCCCATCAGGGTCATCTGCCCCGGGAAGGTATACCGAAACGAGGCCATCAGCGCCAGAAGCTACTGCGTCTTTCACCAGCTCGAAGGACTCTACATCGACAGAAAGGTCTCGTTCGCCGACCTGAAGGCGACCATTTTCTCTTTCACGAAGCAGATGTTCGGCTCCGACGTGCAGCTTCGTTTCAGACCGAGCTTCTTTCCTTTCACCGAACCCTCGGCGGAGGTCGATGTTTCCTGCTATCTCTGCGGGGGCAAGGGCTGCCGTGTCTGCAAGCAGTCGGGATGGCTCGAAATCATGGGGTGCGGCATGGTTCACCCGAACGTCATGAGAAACTGCGGGATCGATCCAGACGACTATTCAGGATTTGCCTTCGGCATGGGCGTCGACAGAACGACCCTGCTCAGGTACAGGATAGACGATATACGCCTCCTGTTCGAAAACGATATCCGAATGCTCGAACAGTTCAGCCAGTAA